The DNA sequence GTTTCTTGTACTCGTttgcatttatatatatgtgtgtgtatatatatatatgcttataGAAGGCtgtaaaaaacaaattgaatCTGTGTGCTTAATACTATGATGCTTGGGAGATTTGTTATTTTACATCCTGCTTGGGAGACAAATATGAAGTTGGTCTTTATGAACTAATCGGGAAGTCTTGCCTTGCAGAGACAGAACgtgcaaaaagataaaacagAAGCATTTAGGACCAATTCTTTTAAATGATGGCAAAGTATCACAATATATTGGTGATACATTTAGAACTGGAAAACTAAAACTTCAAAAAACATCAATTACATAAAACATCCAGATAAGATGTGCATGTTACTTTAAGTGGTTACCAAGCATCATCTcctcatcaatcatcatcaccatATGCTCTGAAACTATAACGTTCTTGATATGaaccatttaaatttgaaacagATGATAAGATGGCAAAGTATCACAAGCATTCAAATATATAGGTAGTACAGTTAGAACTGGAAAACTAAAACTATAAAACAGATCTATTACTTTAAACACCCAGATAAGATGTGCATGTTACTCTAAGTGGCTACCAAGCATCATCTCTCCTCATCAATGATCATCACCATATGCTCTGAAACTATAACGTTCTTGATATGGACCGTTGAACCAGAGGTCAGCCTCAAACCACTTTGGGTAACGGACCAAGTCCCCAGCCACAAATTGCATGAAACGGTTGCTCCCTTCAGGCACAACTCTCACTTCCCCTTCTTCAATGTACACCAGTTGGTCTACCTGCCAGTCCCAGGGCAACTTGCTTTTCCCAGTCTTCCACACCGACCATTTTGAAACTCCAAGCTCAGCTAGTTTCTCAGGAGACACTTTTCTTTCCACCTTCACATTGTACAATTCCTCCAAGGATTTCTCTATCCCCATTGCTTTTATGCAACACCTTCCTTTAGAAGAATTCCCTGACTTTCTGAAATCCTTGGAACCATTGTTGAGAGGAGAATAGGTGATGGCTGATGTTGTCAACAGGCTTGCCATGCCTGTTCGACAGTTTGCACTCGATGTGCTTCACTAACAAAACAGCACAAATCTGAAAGAAAGATTTTAGGAAATTCAAAGACTTCCAACTTTAATGATGAGCATTGGATAAAAGTTCCAAAACCAACACATTTCCCTCTTAAATTACCATGAGGAATCTCAGTTAATTTTTAACTCCAAAGGGGAAAAAACTGACTCTATAACATAAACTTCCGATGATTCTATAGTAGCATGTGTAGTTATGCTTCCTTATGTGggaggagatataaggttggctTGGTGGTGAAGGGAGGAGGGGAGAGGTCTTGGTTCGAATCCCCCCACTAACAgaaactaacaactaacatttcctcataaaaaaaaatgtttccctatggtttgtttgttttatttgtttgttgtgCTGTGTCTGTTCCCATCATACATGGCTAGAAAAGGAAAcaattttccaattttttttccttgaaattttgaGAAGACAATAATagcacatatataataattagggAAGAGATAACCTGAGTGAAGTTGAGGTTTACCTTAGCTGGTACCTATAAACTTTGAAACCCACAACAATGGAATGGAAATGGACCAGAAAAATGAATAACAATTGAAGTTCAGAAAATCATCAATGTTTCACTTCCGGTTGTTTTAAGTACTGATTGTCATTCAGAAGGAGATATCATACGTAAAAATACACATAAGAAATCTTCAGATTCCAAAGCACACAAATCAATTCCAAAACACTAGTTTCCTAATTAGGGTTTGGTCAAGACTCAATTCGTGAATGCATGACAAGTGATTAACATACTTGATAAGCTTCGATGTTCTGACTTCTGAGTTGAAATGAACACCGACTAAGgagcaaaaaaaaatgattgaagttTGAGACTTTACCGGTTCAAAAGAAGCGCAGGTTTGAAGATGATGCAGGTGGAAATTTCGCTTCGTTTCAACCAGGGAACTGGTGAGGTTTATCCTCAAAGTTGAAACCTTTATTTAGTAACAGTGGAGTGCCACTCTGTTGTTGCCTACACAACTATTTGTGTTTAATAAGACCTACATATATttcatgaaaatatattaaaaaaaagtattaaagagtatattagtaatatatatttcttaagaTGTGATcatgaaaaacagaaaaaataagaagcaagcaaataagaagaataaaaataaaatagaaatacaaaatttttattattttttaaaaaagaagaaatataaatgtgatttttttttcttatgaaataaaaaaacccTTCTCCCCAAATGAAATGGAAGGAGGAAAATGAAAACTtctcttttacattttaatttcttaaaaagtaaatacatttttataaaacaaaatattagaaattaataattttttattaaaaatattagaataaaaatcttgttatttttaaaagtaaactagaattctaattaatataaaaatatttttcatatagtttatttatttctttgccCTATATCCCATTTATATTACTTCTCATATCATATCTAACAAAGATATCTCTAGAGTAGTAACTAAGACATATAATTAactgaaaaatagaaaagagaaatatagGGAGGAAAGGACATAGACAGTTTTGGTGGTTGAACGTGTCCACTTGTGGTGCGCAAATTTGTTGCCTTTTTCAATGATGATAATGATCATTGATAAACCAAACAAAGAAGAGGGAAAAAGCAGTTGCTTTACTTCATTCCCacatatctaaatttttttagctTGTTTTTATGTTATTGCTTCGCTTCAACCCATTAATGGAATATCTAAGCTCTCAGTGGGGATTTCATTCCCACAGAAGAAATGTAGCCTAGCCGAAGATCCCTCCTTTTGAGATCATAAGCTGTTCCCTCCAGAACCCAGGTACGAATCTCCAGTGTGTCATGCCAAGATGTGTTTTCTATGTAACAAGTCCAAATAGagatttacattttattttgaatttaattagaatgcacTTACAGTTTTACATTGTCTTTTAATAATAGATTGTCATAAGATTGTAGACTTTTATAATGCTTACTTTAAAAGTTAATGTATAAACTGATTTTTAAAGTTGATCGTGTAAAATGTTTTATACTCAAAATACATCGAAgttaaactaatttattttacttttttagagGATTATGTAGAGTGTTTTAGTGAGTGGAGAAGTTGGTGGTGCTGGTGGAGCATACTCATATGAAGCCTTGAAAAGATTAGACCGGCTATGGTCAAGCATATGCTCCTCTCAAGAAGGTTCATGTCATTCAAtggttcttatatcctttaggAAATCAAACTATTCTATATGTCTGGTAAtaatcttcatatatatatatatatatatatatatatatatatatatatatatatatatatattttgcagtTGTGCAAGAACCTCTGCAAGTTGTCTGGCTCATCTGATCTTATTGACAAAGAAAAGGGATCATATGATGTGTTAGTATGTGGAGTGTTAATTCATTGACAAATGTatcaaattgtcacaagtagtaaagttactTGGAAATCCGAATGTTGAATCCACAtgaattttgtttgtatttgaGTTGGTGTATATCCCATAAGGACCTTTAGCTGTTAGGCTCCTAACAATGAGGATTTAGCCTCTCATTTCCGTGAGAGACTTTACACCTTAGAGGCTAACATGGATGGAAGAACGAGAGAGATGGATAAAGGAAGAGGAGATAATGGTTAGAGAGAGGGTTCCCCTATGAGAGATGCTCTGGGTGGGTGTATTCAATAGAACTCTAAGTCTGGGTgtgtcttttctttcttttttgtttcttactcCTTTTATAGGTAAGGTAGCTTAAAATTCACTCGACCTCATGTTGAGGGCGCACGTACTTCTAGacttgatgaggacatgaccaagaacaaggacaaagattcacttgaaggacttggaggacctatgacaagggctagagcaaggaaagcaaaggaaactcttcaacaagtgttgtccatactatttgaatacaaacctaagtttcaaggagaaaagtccaaggttgtgagttgtatcatgacccaaatggaggaggactaaatgacgtCACTTCGTCttaattttagagtgtttagtttgtctaaataatgacccaatccttgtaaagttggctgaccaagaatatgttttgggttaattaaTCAAAGGGGCTTTAgtttggtttagttcaagttgtaataagggcctaATTGGCAGCTTAGGCATCAGCCTCTAGGAGACCAAAAATGGTGATTGGCTTGATGGCTTttggggtgacttttggttgtcaCAATTTCaattacactcagccattaagttctttCATTCCCTACGTTAATGACTCATTACTAAATTTAAGTGGATTGTAATTTCCTTTAATGAAGcatatgtaaaatttgatggTAAAGCTTCTTTATAAGctaaaccattttatcaataaaaaaagttgagttttatttagaaaaattagagtttatctcttttatcttagtgagagtaattctcctaagttcttgagtgattcaagaacaccctgacTATATCAAAGGTCTTTCAcatcctttgtgtgttgccctcgtcgaaaagagtgattctttccttccaccatttcatcttcaaccttatTCTTTCAAATCACAATTCTAGAAAATCCaattctgcccagaattatcttgTGACCATAACTCTCGTTTTACTCGTTCTAATTAAGtaattcttgagcctaaattgaaattcaaaatgaaacctttcacctcgttttggaataaCCTCATTTGGAGTCCTGTAGCTTGAGTTAtagccatttctatatttctgtccagccaccacttgaCATACGTTTTTACCAtctcattcatccattttatgccaagattCACCTTATTAAGGCCCAGGAAATTAGCCACTATCCAACCCTTGAATCTCGCCAATTTTTCATccttttcttaatcaattttcCAACAAgatttaatcctagacgatcctaagtcaatCCTTGTGCAATGGAGGTTCATATCAGGACTTAATAGGATGATGTGTGATCTACTGAGCGTATCAACGTCTCGGCTTAGCAAGACGTTCACGTGCTTGGTACGGGATTTCACGCTAAGTGTGCCTTTGAGCTTCTTCGTGGGTCTTCTTCGCACTAAGCTTGAGTTTGGCCACTAAGCGAGGAGGTATCCTGAGCTTGACTTATGCGCTAAGTGAGTTGTCTTATCTTCAACcttttcttcaagtttttgcattaatttttctttaaagcaCTTGTAGTTTACTTCTTTTAAATCCTACCTGCCAAGAATTAACATGATATTAAATtcctcattatttcattaaaaataacaataaaataaagaaattgtaatcattcttagtcaaaattgattatcaattaaacccaaatttcacaattatCATGGAGGCACTTTGGGAATCTTTATTGCCACAGCCTTTGTGTGCTAGGGGTCTTCGAGTTGTCATCGTGGAAAGAAATGTACTAAAAGGAGTAATTTCAGCTTCATTGACTGAGATATCAGCATTCTATCCTACGCAGAAAAGAGTCGATAAATTCTTTGAAGGgttggattaattttgtgttgtcTGTGTTGTTTTGATCATTGGAGAGAGCAAGAATGGAATATATCAACTACGGAGCTTTTGGAACTTGTAGAAGTCGGAGTCCTGGAAGAAGATGATATTGAAAGAGCCACAGCAGTAAAATTCAATCCTGTAATTCCTGAACTTCTTGAGTTTAGTTGCCAATCTCTATGTAGCAAGAATCATCTCGATTAGGTATTTCTCCATAACTAATGTCTTGAAGTCACTTTGAACATACATCACATCATTCACTTGCCTAAACACAGCAAAAGATGGATAATGAGGTCTTGCTTGTTACAGTGAAATGACAGAATTCATAGAGCTCTGAAAGATGAAATTATCTAACAACCAAGGGATATCATCAAACAGTACAATAAATTAGCATGTTATCTACTTAGTAACAGAATAAATTTAGTTGTCAATCCCAAGAGAAAAGACCCAACAgtgttttattttgtataaaaacttATAAATGAGAAACTCATTCAAGCTTACAAGGTAGAGAAAAATGAACTACCCTGGCACTCTGGCAGTCTTACTCTCACTTTTGTTATgcttagataaatattttattattaatatcctCCATGAATATTAATTCACGATACTTTCTTGtgttatatatgtgtgtctttGAGTCAATTAAAGCATGTGATttttatattacaattaaagCATGAATATGTGTGTCTTTGAATCAATATATGTGTGTCTTTGAGTGCTTCGTGGTTGTTCCAAAGAGCAATGTCAGCAAAGAAACAATCCAATGTTCCTGCAGATTTTATTAATGAACTTCTTTATACGAATTTTAGTTGTATGCAGGTAGTTTATTTCTCTCATGACTCAgattattattttgttctttcttaCTTTATTATTCTGCTTTTGGAGATATAAGGTGGGTTGGATGgttaagggagaagggaaggggGGAATGGTCGTGGGTTCAATTCCCTctactaacaaatttaacattctaacaattaatatttgtcaatGAAAAAAAACTCAGTGTTGcttcaattttatctttcaCTTCTGCAGAGGCTTGGTGATCCAGTGCTCCGACTGTTTCTACAGGTGGACTTGTTGCCCCAGTCTGAAACTCTGGATATGTTTTTTTGCTTTGTGCCTTTGTGAAAGATTCAATTAATTGAGATGAGAAccaatatcaaattttaaacttGGAATAATGACTGTCCTGAGGAATCATCTATTATTTATCACAGGATGTTGTGCAGTTTGGTCCTCTTTCCAAGACACTGGGCCTGGTTATGTTAACAAATCCTAAAATACTCCCATCCATATTTAAACAGGTAATTCTTAACTTTAGCTATTAGTaacattttgtttcttttcttcatatCAAGACTatgaaaatatgaataaatatctcAAATATGAAAACTTATAATGCAGCATCCCCTCTTCCTACATGTTTGTGCTACTTTGCCTGACATAGATTGTAGCATAATTTATAGGATAAATAACCAAATTCGTTTCCAAAAATGTGATACAGAAACAAATTAGtgcttgaaagatgaaaaatataaatttaatttcgaATGTGCAAATTCATATGTTTATCTCTTATCTCTTAGTTATACAAACAAACATCTAAGACCTAGTTGGAGGTCAATAAAAATATGTGGCATAATTAGTGAAACAACCTTTTCAATATAGGGGATTAAGCATTTTATCTTATTCCAGGTTGGTATTCCTGTACTTCTTGATTGGTCCTGACATTTTCTGGGGCTTGGCTACTACACCTTTTTATCGACCTTTGCTGATCCTATTGTGAGGTAAAAATCTTTGCAGAGTCCTTCTAAACCACTTATTAATAAGCTTCTTACTTATTCAGAAAGCATATACTAGCAGATCCAATTAACACACCCTTATATTCTATGTATTGCAAAGCCATTTTTAAATGCATTACCATCCAAGACTAGTTTCCACTGGAAGCGGTATCTCGAGGATTGGAAATATGGAGCTGATCTTGATTACAAGTTATATTAACTACTTCTACATATGATTCAGATCAACCTACAAAATAGAGATTATGTGGTGGCGTAATTGGTTTTTCCCTCACATCCAATTTCATGTGGTTCTTTTCAAGATTTACTATTCATTTCATTGACTCTTGATCTTTCAACGGAAACAGGatgtttttattcatttataccACTTCCACATCAAGTGAGGTAACATAAATGGAAATTACTTTTTAACTATTTAGTCCGAGATGTATCATTTAAATTGTCCATAGGATGTTCCAAAACGAAGCATTCAAAGAAAACATGTATCATTTAAATTGTCCATAGGATGTTCCAAAACGAAGCATTCAAAGAAAACACCATATCAAATCACTAATAAGGGGAAGTTGCGGGATCTAATTTTCCCGCTgatatttataacaaaattaacaaattaatatttattgataaaaaaattattgttcctTGAGGAAGCATTCTTTAGGACACTTAAATGATGGATTACAACGACAGTTActtaatttatcatttgttaattcatctcacacttaaaatttcttcaagaagcaaaacttcctatatttttttaatctaatcatTTTAGAAGATAATGcttaaatgaaatataattaatattatcgtttatatcaaaattatgtTAGCTTCCCAAGTTAATCTCAACTATTCTTTGATATACGATTAgtgtataaatatttaaataaaaataagaatataattaaaagaacaattatatttgatattgtCTTAAGCGAATTATTTCCATCATGTAGccaaaatcataattttgaaTGCAAAATTGATTCTATTAAAATTTTCCAAACATGTTAGCTTGCTTTCTAAAGCATGGTTAGCTACTGTGAACGGTATTCTACCTTTTGGATACCTCTTATCCAAACACAGCATAGATTATTGCCCCAAACGTTGTTTTATGCATCACTCTTTAATCCTATAACAAAATACCTGAGCATTTTTGGGACATATGAATTTCGGGATCCCGTGTTTACTTGATTAAAAAGATCACTAATATATACATAAGAACGCCCAACAATGCAAAATTTTCTATCACAATTCATCCCAATGTTATGGTATAATTTTGCCTTATTTGCATAGACAGTATTTTAGATATTGATCTCACATTGCCAAATGCCATCTGGTTGTGACAAATTATGGTTTTCAGAACCTTAACAAGATATCTATTGTTTAGTCTTGTTATATATTTGCATGAATTCAAGACAGTGATAGGGGAATATTCACCAACTAAGTTAGATTCTCTTACCGTCTATTGTCTAATatacttgaaaaagaaaaattattgttgaattAACCAAAACAAGCATATTCCGCCATTTAttactatattaattattaacttaCATTATTTTGTACTCTCCTGCACGCTTCAACATTTACAGCCACAACAGACAGAGGCATACTCCATCCAAATTATCTATGTTTGGATACCCATGCCACTATTTCCAAAGCAACTaaagtaaaaggaaaacaaataaaattgtgaatCTCAATCTGTTCTTTTTGCACCCCAAATTTTAGACAGCTCCTTTACGATAGTCTTCTGCTTAACATCGTCCCTTTCCATATGCCACTTTCGTGACATATTCTCAGCCTGCAAATCCAAGTTTTGAGTTAGGCTCACGAATTGAAATATTCAGAAGATTATACAAATACAGTTTAAAACTTGCCCATATTTTTAAGGGAACAAATCTCTCTTTGATATTCTCAAGTTGTGGCTCGACATAGTCTTTTCCCTTAGTTTTGATGTCACTCATCTGTTACACACAACAAAAATTTCCGATAAAGAAGTTAACAAACTATAATGGAGAATTTTATTTGGCAATATAGAGATCTATTAATACAACTGAAAatccataaaagaaaaaacagtaCCGATATACAATACCAGAGGCTTATACGAAGAAGTTTTATGGTCCTAAATATGTCATTCAACATGATGAATAATTTATGAGGAATGATGAATGAAAATGGAGCAAGTTAG is a window from the Glycine max cultivar Williams 82 chromosome 2, Glycine_max_v4.0, whole genome shotgun sequence genome containing:
- the LOC100776314 gene encoding uncharacterized protein LOC100776314; the protein is MASLLTTSAITYSPLNNGSKDFRKSGNSSKGRCCIKAMGIEKSLEELYNVKVERKVSPEKLAELGVSKWSVWKTGKSKLPWDWQVDQLVYIEEGEVRVVPEGSNRFMQFVAGDLVRYPKWFEADLWFNGPYQERYSFRAYGDDH